The window CAATGTCGCCCCCATACGCTATGAGAAACCAAGAAAATACAAGAAGCAGAAAATTCGTCCACGCCGTATTGCCCGGATCATTCGCAATCATGGATTTTATGATGTCCATGGCATGAAGATCAAAGGCAAGTTCTACAAAGCCAAAGCCTATGATCGTCGCAACCGATTAGTTCGCCTGAAGGTCAATGCTTATAACGGACGTATCGTGAAGAAAAGAATCATTCAGCGTGCCCGTCCGATTCCTTACCATCGCTATGGTTGGGACAATGGCTATGTACCACCACGTCAGCCTTTCTGGTACTACTAATTTCCCATCCCAGCAACAATGATATCAGGCTCGCACCTGCGTGCCTGATATCATTTTGCCAAATGAAAGAAAAGAATACATTTCTTTCGGGGGACTCTGGAGAATTTCCCCTTACCGCCTGCTATAGTTCCAGTTAAAATAGGTCAACGACGGCGGACACACGGACATCATTATGCGGCTTGAACAGATTGAGACTTTTCCCGAGCTGAAAGACGGCAAATGCAGGGAAATGCAAGCCTTTGATGACCACATTGTTCGAACCGCACTTTGGCCCGCAACAACTCCCACACCCAGAGGCACGATCTGTTTGCTTCAGGGGCGCGCCGAATATATCGAAAAATACTATGAAGTTGTAAGCGAGCTGCGCGCAAAGGGTTTTGCCGTCGCCACATTTGACTGGCGTGGACAGGGCGGCTCCGATCGCCTGCTGGAGAATCCACGCAAAGGTCATATTGGCAGATTTTCAGATTATGGTCGGGATTTGGAGCAATTTTTGCACGAACAAGTACTTCCTGATTGCCCACGACCATTTTTCGCTCTGGCTCACTCCATGGGAGCCTTGATCCTCCTGAACCAATTGCCGCGCCTTAGAACCATCTTTGACCGTGCAGCCCTGTCCGCACCATTGGTTCAATTGGCAACCGATCGTCGAAAAATCCTCGGTAAGCGTGTCTCCCAAATCACCATCCGCCGACTGACTGGTTTGGCCAGACTACTGATGATGGGGCAGAAATTTGCATTGGGCGTCGATAAGAGATCAGTCACCGGGAGTTGGTCTTTTGACACCAATCCGCTGACATCAGATGGTCCACGCTATGACCGCAATCGACTATTTCTGGAAGCTTATCCCGAAAAAGGCATCGCCGGACCAACTTTTCAATGGGTCCATGAAGCCTGTAAAGCAATGAGTAATCTGCAATCGAGCGACTTTCAGTCTGCCGTCCACACACCAACCCTCATGATGCCTGTCGGCTTTGATCAAATCGTCAGCTCCAAAGCTACTGCAATCCTGGCGCAAACCATGCGCTGTGGTCACGCTATTACCATTGCAGGCAGCCGTCACGAAATTCTCATGGAAAAAAACATCTATCGGGAGCAGTTTTGGGCTGCCTTTGACGCCTTCATCCCAGGCTCCAAAGATGATTGAGATAACCAATATTTGAAAAAGCCGCGCCTGTCCAAAGGACTGGCATAAACCTTAGCCTGAGGTCAACATCTCAAGAACCTGCTCATGCAAATCCTTGTCTCCACTGGCAACCACCTGACCACCATCAAAGGCTGAACCACCCTGCCAATTGGTTACAATCCCACCAGCCCCTTCCACAACGGGAATGAGCGGAGCAATATCAACCGGCTTCAAAGCGGTTTCAATCACGATATCAGCCATACCGAGTGCAACCATGCAATATGCATAGCAGTCGACACCATAACGAGGCAATCGACAGGCTGCTTCCACTTTGTCATAGGCTGCACGCTCTTGCTCATTGAACAGAGTGGGTGTGGTGGTAAACAAGGTCGCATCAGACAGGCTGGCACAAGAACGGCTTTCAATGGCACGTTTCCCATCTGGGCCGACGTAAAAGCTCTGTTTGCCATCGCCAAAATAACGTTCAGAAGTAAAAGGTTGGCTCATCATCCCCATATGAGTCCCATCCATATGACGATAGCCGATCAAGGTTCCCCAAACTGGTAGACCGGAAATAAAAGCGCGGGTTCCATCAATGGGATCCAGCACCCAAAGACCGTCAGCATCCAGACGTTCAGACTCAAATTCCTCGCCGAGAATGCCATCTTCGGGAAAAGTCCCCGCAATCATTTCGCGCATTCGGCGCTCGGCCTCACGATCTGCTTCCGTCACGGGATCAAAGTCATCCTGCTCCTTGTTTTCAATGACAATGGAACGGCGGAAAAAAGGTAGAACAGTCTCTCCCGCAATATCGGCGAGAGAGTGAAAAAAGGACTGATCCGGCTTGATTGTGACGGACATGAGCTATCCTGAAAGTTGGGGCGATTGGGCGCTTGAAAGAGTTCGCACCTTTCCCGCCTTTTAGACAGTTTTCAGCACAAGAGCAAATTTCTTTCGTGTCGATCTCAATTTAGAGCGTATTCCCGAAAAGCTGAAGCACTTTTTGGATAAGAACTCGCATCGAAACAAAGAGCGAAACCACTACTCGCGTTTCAACGATTGCAAGAAGTGCTTCAAGTGATCACGATTGAGAAACAGTCTCTATCGACCCTCAATTATTGACTTTTTACAGGCCAGGAGAAATCATCCACCCGCAGATCAGGCACGCCAGCTCCGGGATTTCCCAGCTCTTTATTCTGATTATTGATAACAATCTTGTCACCCGGTGCAATCAGCTTTGTCGCATCCACTGGCGGTTGGCGAACCACGAAGATACCACGCCGATCTCCTCGTCCTTCCTTGAGAGCAGCCTCGTCATCGGATGATAGAAAGTCAGGTAGTGCCGCTTCATCAACGGATTGGGACAAAGCTCGAATCACCAGCTTTTCGACAAAGAAGGCCAATTTTCGCCGTCCTGCTGCAGTAAATCGAATACCCGTTTTATGACGCAAATTCTTATCCTGACCAGACAGATCAGGTCCACGGCGCACATAGTCACCATCTTCATTGGAGAAGGCATCCCAGATATCAATGAAACGCTCGTCTCGTTCAATCAGGCGAGATCGTATGATATCATTGAGATAATTCAGCTCGATTGTCAGCTTGGCACTTTTTACCGGAGGCAAGCCAACCCAGTAAACAGGCTTTTCCTTATTCTGCAGACTTATACGCACGGCATCAATACGCTTGGCATAGAGACCTTCCCAACCAGGCTCTTGAAACGCAATGGCCTCACGCACCACTTCACCTTCTTCATTCTTCACAGCAGGAAATTTTCCCCGATCATTCAAACCAACCATAACCACTGCGAAGGTAAAGGGCTTACTCTCGATTAATGGAGTCAGATCCGCTAATGGGTTCCTCGTGGCACGATGCAACAAGCCCGTATTCCGTACACTATGAATATCCACCTTCACATCAGGTGTCTTTGCAAATGCATCTCGCAAACCAAAAGCGATATCTTGCGAGAACTCATCACCAAAGACCGCAATAACCGCAGCATCGGGATCCTTGGGAACAGTTTTGACTGCTGGAGGTGTAGTAGAACGAGATTTTTTCGTTCCCCCCCTCTTCTTCTGTTTTTGCGCAGATGGTTTTTTCTTCTTGCTCCCAATCCCGAACAAACGCTGAAAGAAATTTTGAGCAACGATTATTCTACCGTCATCTGTACCAACGCGCGGACCCGATGATGAGGAAAGGTCAATCGAAGATGAAGACGAAGACTTGGATACAAAATCATCTGACTTGGGCGCAGCCAGCGCAACAGCACTGACTAACAGCGACATGGCAACACCCAATGTCACTCCCCGGCCCGCACGGCGCGCCAAGTTTTTTCGGCCCATAACAGTCATCGCTTCAATTATCCACTCTCAGAACAGGCAACCGCACCTATAACACACTATCGTGCGCGCAAAGCCTGTAGCAAGGCCCCGGACGCGAATCCATCCGGTACCAATCCACGGCGCTTCTGCCAATGGCGAATAGCAGATTTTGACTTTGAACCCAAGCGACCATCTATGCCGCCTGTATCATATCCGGCCCGATTGAGAAGAGTTTGCACTTCTTTTCGCTCGGACCGCGTCAGAACCCTGTCTGACCGT is drawn from Cohaesibacter gelatinilyticus and contains these coding sequences:
- a CDS encoding alpha/beta fold hydrolase, whose product is MRLEQIETFPELKDGKCREMQAFDDHIVRTALWPATTPTPRGTICLLQGRAEYIEKYYEVVSELRAKGFAVATFDWRGQGGSDRLLENPRKGHIGRFSDYGRDLEQFLHEQVLPDCPRPFFALAHSMGALILLNQLPRLRTIFDRAALSAPLVQLATDRRKILGKRVSQITIRRLTGLARLLMMGQKFALGVDKRSVTGSWSFDTNPLTSDGPRYDRNRLFLEAYPEKGIAGPTFQWVHEACKAMSNLQSSDFQSAVHTPTLMMPVGFDQIVSSKATAILAQTMRCGHAITIAGSRHEILMEKNIYREQFWAAFDAFIPGSKDD
- the hisN gene encoding histidinol-phosphatase, which gives rise to MSVTIKPDQSFFHSLADIAGETVLPFFRRSIVIENKEQDDFDPVTEADREAERRMREMIAGTFPEDGILGEEFESERLDADGLWVLDPIDGTRAFISGLPVWGTLIGYRHMDGTHMGMMSQPFTSERYFGDGKQSFYVGPDGKRAIESRSCASLSDATLFTTTPTLFNEQERAAYDKVEAACRLPRYGVDCYAYCMVALGMADIVIETALKPVDIAPLIPVVEGAGGIVTNWQGGSAFDGGQVVASGDKDLHEQVLEMLTSG
- a CDS encoding SGNH/GDSL hydrolase family protein — its product is MTVMGRKNLARRAGRGVTLGVAMSLLVSAVALAAPKSDDFVSKSSSSSSIDLSSSSGPRVGTDDGRIIVAQNFFQRLFGIGSKKKKPSAQKQKKRGGTKKSRSTTPPAVKTVPKDPDAAVIAVFGDEFSQDIAFGLRDAFAKTPDVKVDIHSVRNTGLLHRATRNPLADLTPLIESKPFTFAVVMVGLNDRGKFPAVKNEEGEVVREAIAFQEPGWEGLYAKRIDAVRISLQNKEKPVYWVGLPPVKSAKLTIELNYLNDIIRSRLIERDERFIDIWDAFSNEDGDYVRRGPDLSGQDKNLRHKTGIRFTAAGRRKLAFFVEKLVIRALSQSVDEAALPDFLSSDDEAALKEGRGDRRGIFVVRQPPVDATKLIAPGDKIVINNQNKELGNPGAGVPDLRVDDFSWPVKSQ